Proteins encoded within one genomic window of Acidovorax sp. 107:
- a CDS encoding MFS transporter: MLLALVSGFALSQAFRTITAIMATGLRAEFGLSAQALGVFAGAFAFAFGTMQLFMGIGIDLYGVRRTLLLAFPLTIAGAVLSALAPGYGTVLLGQVLIGVGCAPAFLVCTVFIARYFPASRFAMVSGVAMGVGGLGMLFTGTPLAWLVQQSSWRMGFGVLAGLAALAWLLIFWKVHEPAQAAHEDAPRESVLQAVRGFGALFLLPHTAGIMLLALMTYASFLTLRGLWLGPLLIERHGYSLVASGNVAMLSSLVSLFSPAFFGRLDPGPTRRRRWLLGFTALLGAVFAAMGFLHAEWLDVGGSIAVGLLSGYMVLQYSDVRSAYAPAVTGRAMAVFTMAMFLGVALMQWVTGVAASIATARGADPYVAVMLTIATMLGVGALAFRLLPAPAH, from the coding sequence ATGCTGCTGGCGCTGGTGTCAGGCTTTGCGCTGAGCCAGGCCTTTCGCACCATCACGGCCATCATGGCGACGGGCTTGCGGGCCGAGTTCGGCCTGTCGGCGCAGGCGCTGGGGGTGTTTGCCGGAGCCTTTGCGTTTGCCTTTGGCACCATGCAGCTGTTCATGGGCATTGGCATCGATCTGTACGGTGTGCGGCGCACGCTGCTGTTGGCTTTTCCGCTCACCATTGCGGGCGCGGTGCTGTCAGCACTGGCGCCTGGCTATGGCACGGTGCTGCTGGGACAGGTGCTGATTGGTGTGGGCTGCGCGCCCGCGTTTTTGGTGTGCACCGTGTTCATCGCACGCTACTTTCCCGCGTCGCGGTTTGCCATGGTGTCGGGCGTGGCCATGGGGGTGGGCGGACTGGGCATGCTATTTACCGGCACGCCCCTGGCGTGGCTGGTGCAACAGTCGTCCTGGCGCATGGGGTTTGGCGTGCTGGCGGGCCTGGCGGCGCTGGCCTGGCTGCTGATCTTCTGGAAGGTGCATGAGCCCGCGCAGGCCGCCCATGAAGACGCCCCGCGCGAGTCGGTGCTGCAGGCGGTGCGCGGCTTTGGCGCCCTGTTTCTGCTACCGCACACCGCCGGCATCATGCTGCTGGCGCTGATGACGTATGCCTCTTTCCTCACGCTGCGCGGGCTGTGGCTGGGCCCACTGTTGATCGAGCGGCACGGCTATTCGCTGGTGGCCAGCGGCAACGTGGCCATGCTGTCGTCGCTGGTGTCGCTGTTCAGTCCGGCCTTTTTTGGTCGGCTGGACCCCGGCCCCACACGGCGCAGGCGCTGGCTGCTGGGCTTTACCGCCCTGCTGGGGGCCGTGTTTGCGGCCATGGGCTTTCTGCACGCCGAGTGGCTGGACGTGGGGGGCTCCATTGCCGTGGGGCTGCTGTCCGGCTACATGGTGCTGCAGTATTCGGACGTTCGCTCGGCCTACGCCCCCGCCGTCACGGGGCGCGCCATGGCGGTGTTCACCATGGCGATGTTTCTGGGCGTGGCGTTGATGCAGTGGGTGACGGGCGTGGCCGCATCCATTGCCACGGCGCGGGGCGCCGACCCCTATGTGGCGGTGATGCTGACCATTGCCACCATGCTGGGTGTCGGCGCGCTGGCCTTCAGGCTGCTGCCCGCGCCCGCGCATTGA
- the kynB gene encoding arylformamidase has protein sequence MSTPSSPTARQLWDISPPVHAGSPVFPGDTAYSQQWCATIGPGCPVNVSAITMSPHVGAHADAPLHYDAQGATIGDVSLDAFLGPCRVIHAIGCGPLITWEHIAHAVNGTLPQRVLVRTYEHMPVDRWDAQLAAYAPGTIERLADRGVLLVGIDTASIDPADSKTLDSHQVIRRRGLRVLENLVLDAVPAGDYELIALPLKLTTADASPVRAVLRALD, from the coding sequence ATGTCAACGCCTTCCTCCCCCACCGCCCGCCAGCTTTGGGACATCTCGCCGCCCGTGCACGCGGGCAGCCCTGTGTTCCCCGGCGACACGGCCTACAGCCAGCAGTGGTGCGCCACCATCGGCCCAGGCTGCCCGGTCAATGTGAGCGCGATCACGATGTCGCCCCATGTGGGCGCGCATGCCGATGCGCCGCTGCACTACGACGCACAGGGCGCCACCATTGGCGACGTATCGCTCGACGCCTTTCTGGGCCCCTGCCGCGTGATCCACGCCATCGGCTGCGGCCCGCTCATCACCTGGGAACACATCGCCCACGCCGTGAACGGCACCCTGCCGCAGCGCGTGCTGGTGCGCACCTACGAACACATGCCCGTGGACCGCTGGGACGCCCAGCTGGCCGCCTACGCGCCCGGCACCATCGAGCGCCTGGCCGACCGGGGCGTGCTGCTGGTGGGCATCGACACTGCCAGCATCGACCCGGCCGACAGCAAGACGCTGGACAGCCACCAGGTCATCCGCCGCCGGGGCCTGCGTGTGCTCGAAAACCTGGTGCTCGACGCCGTGCCCGCGGGCGACTACGAACTCATCGCCCTGCCGCTGAAGCTGACCACAGCCGATGCATCCCCCGTGCGGGCCGTGCTGCGGGCGCTGGACTAG
- the kynU gene encoding kynureninase, with translation MSITLQDCRTRDAQDPLRALRDHFALPPGVIYLDGNSLGVAPKAAAARVADVVTREWGTDLIKSWNTASWFDLPQRLGNQLAPLIGAGQDEVVCTDSTSINLYKVLSAALNIARADSPARKRIVSERSNFPTDLYIAEGLCKERGLELVLVEPEEIAASLTSDVAVLMLTHVNYRTGAMHDMAAITAAAHAQGILCVWDLAHSAGAVPVDLNGAGADFSIGCGYKYLNGGPGAPAFVWVHPRHADRFWQPLSGWWGHAAPFAFTPDYQPAPGITRYLCGTQPIISLSALQCGLDVFTAAQSLGGMAALRAKSLALTDLFIQLVEERCAGHGLGLATPREHAQRGSQVCLTRDEGAGVNGQGSGAYAIVQALIARGVIGDFRKGDGGTGRHKDILRFGFTPLYLGFEDVWNAVEHLRQVLEGGEWQKAEFNQTHAVT, from the coding sequence ATGTCCATCACCCTTCAAGACTGCCGCACCCGCGACGCCCAAGACCCGCTGCGCGCCCTGCGCGACCACTTCGCCCTGCCGCCCGGCGTGATCTATCTCGACGGCAATTCGCTGGGCGTGGCCCCCAAGGCCGCCGCTGCGCGTGTGGCCGATGTGGTCACCCGCGAATGGGGCACCGACCTCATCAAATCGTGGAACACCGCCAGCTGGTTTGACCTGCCCCAGCGCCTGGGCAACCAGCTCGCCCCGCTGATCGGCGCGGGCCAGGATGAAGTGGTGTGCACCGACAGCACCTCCATCAACCTCTACAAGGTGCTGAGCGCGGCGCTCAACATCGCCCGCGCAGACAGCCCCGCCCGCAAGCGCATCGTGAGCGAGCGCAGCAACTTCCCCACCGACCTCTACATTGCCGAAGGCTTGTGCAAGGAGCGCGGCCTGGAGCTGGTGCTGGTGGAGCCCGAAGAAATTGCCGCGTCGCTGACGAGCGACGTGGCCGTGCTGATGCTCACCCACGTGAACTACCGCACCGGCGCCATGCACGACATGGCCGCCATCACCGCTGCGGCGCACGCCCAGGGCATCCTGTGCGTGTGGGACCTGGCACACAGCGCGGGCGCAGTGCCTGTGGACCTGAACGGCGCGGGCGCCGACTTCTCCATCGGCTGCGGCTACAAATATTTGAACGGCGGCCCTGGCGCACCGGCCTTTGTGTGGGTGCACCCACGCCATGCTGACCGCTTCTGGCAGCCGCTGTCCGGCTGGTGGGGTCACGCTGCACCGTTTGCTTTCACGCCCGACTACCAACCCGCCCCGGGCATCACGCGCTACCTGTGCGGCACGCAGCCCATCATCAGCCTGTCGGCCCTGCAATGCGGGCTGGATGTGTTCACCGCTGCACAAAGCCTGGGCGGCATGGCCGCTCTGCGCGCCAAGTCGCTGGCGCTCACCGACCTGTTCATCCAGCTGGTGGAAGAACGCTGTGCAGGCCACGGCCTGGGCCTGGCCACGCCGCGTGAGCACGCACAGCGCGGCTCGCAGGTGTGCCTGACGCGCGATGAAGGCGCTGGCGTGAACGGCCAGGGCAGCGGTGCCTACGCCATCGTGCAGGCGCTGATTGCGCGCGGGGTGATCGGCGACTTCCGCAAGGGCGACGGCGGCACGGGCCGCCACAAGGACATCCTGCGCTTTGGTTTCACACCCCTGTACCTGGGCTTTGAAGACGTTTGGAACGCCGTGGAACACCTGCGCCAGGTGCTGGAGGGCGGCGAGTGGCAAAAGGCCGAGTTCAACCAGACGCACGCCGTCACCTGA
- a CDS encoding SpoVR family protein, translating into MNNVVQYPVLERRLSDNPWKTAAVGERRHRAVPGQPLPAGARPTEPLPDPSDWTFELIERYHAAIAATAERFGLDTYPNQLEVITAEQMMDAYSSVGMPVNYRHWSYGKEFLATERRYRRGHMGLAYEIVINSNPCISYLMEENTTAMQALVIAHAAYGHNSFFKGNYLFRMWTDASSIIDYLVYAKDYVAQCEERYGTGDVERLLDSCHALANFGVDRYRRPSKKNLARERLEREQREAYAQQQVNELWRTLPTRPGKEDAAQEHNRFPQEPQENILYFIEKHAPLLEPWQREIVRIVRKIAQYFYPQRQTQVMNEGWATFWHYTLLNTLYDEGYLSDGVMIEWLGSHTNVIYQPPVGHRAYSGINPYALGFAMYRDIQRICQHPTAEDRHWFPDIAGTPWLPALDHAMRNFKDESFVGQYLSPHLMREMRLFALHDDANERELLVSEIHDENGYRSLRQLLSQQYDLGTREPNIQVWNVNLRGDRSLTLRHTQYQGRPLADDTHEVLKHVARLWGFGVQIESADADGNHAVVLHQVPAAAA; encoded by the coding sequence ATGAACAACGTTGTGCAGTACCCCGTGCTGGAGCGGCGCCTCAGCGACAACCCCTGGAAGACCGCTGCCGTGGGCGAGCGCCGCCACCGCGCGGTGCCCGGTCAGCCCCTGCCCGCCGGGGCACGGCCCACAGAGCCGCTGCCCGACCCGAGCGACTGGACGTTCGAGCTGATCGAGCGCTACCACGCCGCCATTGCGGCTACTGCGGAGCGCTTCGGCCTCGACACCTACCCCAACCAGCTGGAGGTCATCACCGCCGAGCAGATGATGGACGCCTACTCCAGCGTGGGCATGCCGGTGAACTATCGGCACTGGAGCTACGGCAAGGAGTTTCTGGCCACCGAGCGGCGCTACCGGCGCGGCCACATGGGGCTGGCCTATGAGATCGTCATCAACTCAAACCCCTGCATCAGCTACCTGATGGAGGAGAACACCACCGCCATGCAGGCGCTGGTGATTGCCCACGCCGCCTACGGGCACAACAGCTTCTTCAAGGGCAACTACCTGTTTCGCATGTGGACCGATGCGTCCAGCATCATCGACTACCTGGTGTATGCCAAGGACTATGTGGCGCAGTGTGAAGAACGCTATGGCACGGGCGACGTGGAGCGGCTGCTGGACTCGTGCCATGCCCTGGCCAACTTTGGTGTGGACCGCTACCGCCGCCCCTCCAAAAAGAACCTGGCGCGCGAGCGCCTGGAGCGTGAGCAGCGCGAGGCCTATGCCCAGCAGCAGGTGAACGAGCTGTGGCGCACCTTGCCCACGCGCCCTGGCAAGGAGGATGCGGCGCAGGAGCACAACCGCTTTCCGCAGGAGCCGCAGGAGAACATCCTGTACTTCATCGAAAAACACGCACCCTTGCTGGAGCCGTGGCAGCGCGAGATTGTGCGCATCGTGCGCAAAATCGCGCAGTATTTCTACCCGCAGCGCCAGACCCAGGTGATGAACGAAGGCTGGGCCACCTTCTGGCACTACACGTTGCTCAACACGCTGTACGACGAAGGCTACCTCAGCGATGGGGTGATGATCGAATGGCTGGGCTCGCACACCAACGTCATCTACCAGCCGCCCGTGGGGCACCGCGCCTACAGCGGCATCAACCCCTACGCGCTGGGCTTTGCCATGTACCGCGACATCCAGCGCATCTGCCAGCACCCCACGGCGGAGGACCGGCACTGGTTCCCCGACATCGCAGGCACGCCCTGGCTGCCTGCGCTGGACCATGCCATGCGCAACTTCAAGGACGAGAGCTTCGTCGGCCAGTACCTCAGTCCCCATCTGATGCGCGAAATGCGCCTTTTTGCGCTGCACGACGATGCCAATGAGCGCGAGCTGTTGGTCAGCGAGATCCACGATGAAAACGGCTACCGCAGCCTGCGCCAGCTGCTGTCGCAGCAGTACGACCTGGGCACGCGCGAGCCCAACATCCAGGTGTGGAACGTGAACCTGCGCGGCGACCGCAGCCTGACCCTGCGCCACACCCAGTACCAGGGCCGCCCGCTGGCCGACGACACGCACGAGGTGCTCAAGCACGTGGCCCGGCTGTGGGGCTTTGGGGTGCAGATCGAGAGCGCGGACGCCGATGGCAACCACGCGGTGGTGCTGCACCAGGTGCCCGCAGCAGCGGCATGA
- a CDS encoding YeaH/YhbH family protein, whose product MALQIIDRRLAGKNKSVGNRERFVRRYKEQIADAVRRAVSQRGIRDMEQAENITIPRKDISEPVFHHGQGGIRDMVHPGNADHVRGDRIERPQGGAGGRGSQASDSGEGEDDFTFTLTKEEFMQLFFEDLALPHLLRTHIGENPQWKSRRAGFSQDGIPNNLAVLRTMRGALGRRIALGKSAHRELLALQAELDALLAQDDGTSEAVAELQRRIDALMARIGKIPYLDPIDLRFRARTPVPVPSSQAVMFCVMDVSGSMDETRKDLAKRFFILLYLFLTRHYETIDIVFIRHHTQAAEVSEEQFFHSTESGGTVVSSALVLLDQIIRARYPQGDWNIYVAQASDGDNFTNDSGICRNLLVDKILPLVRYFAYVQVAEEEQNLWEEYSQLAPLSAHFAMRKVAAPGDIYPVFRDLFKKEGVAA is encoded by the coding sequence AAGAACAAGTCGGTGGGCAACCGTGAGCGATTTGTTCGCCGCTACAAGGAGCAGATCGCGGATGCGGTGCGCCGTGCCGTTTCGCAGCGCGGCATCCGCGACATGGAGCAAGCCGAGAACATCACCATCCCGCGCAAGGACATCAGCGAGCCCGTGTTCCACCACGGCCAGGGCGGTATCCGCGACATGGTGCACCCCGGCAATGCGGACCATGTGCGTGGCGACCGCATCGAGCGGCCGCAGGGTGGGGCGGGCGGGCGCGGTTCGCAGGCCAGTGACAGCGGCGAGGGTGAGGACGACTTCACCTTCACGCTGACCAAGGAAGAGTTCATGCAGCTCTTTTTTGAAGACCTGGCGCTGCCGCACCTGCTGCGCACCCACATTGGCGAGAACCCGCAGTGGAAGTCGCGCCGCGCAGGCTTCAGCCAGGACGGCATCCCCAACAATCTGGCCGTGCTACGTACCATGCGCGGTGCTTTAGGTCGGCGCATTGCGCTGGGCAAGTCGGCGCACCGCGAGCTGTTGGCGCTGCAAGCCGAGCTGGATGCGCTGCTGGCGCAGGACGACGGCACCAGCGAGGCGGTAGCTGAGTTGCAGCGCCGCATCGATGCGCTCATGGCGCGCATCGGCAAGATTCCCTACCTCGACCCCATCGACCTGCGCTTTCGCGCCCGCACGCCGGTGCCTGTGCCCAGCAGCCAAGCGGTGATGTTCTGCGTGATGGATGTGTCGGGCTCCATGGATGAGACGCGCAAGGACCTGGCCAAGCGGTTTTTCATCCTGCTGTACCTGTTTCTCACGCGGCACTACGAGACCATCGACATCGTGTTCATTCGCCACCATACCCAGGCAGCCGAGGTGAGCGAGGAGCAGTTCTTTCACTCCACCGAAAGCGGCGGCACGGTGGTGAGCAGCGCGCTCGTGCTGCTGGACCAGATCATCCGTGCGCGCTACCCGCAGGGCGACTGGAACATCTATGTGGCCCAGGCCAGCGATGGCGACAACTTCACCAACGACAGCGGCATCTGCCGCAACCTGCTGGTGGACAAGATCCTGCCGCTGGTGCGCTACTTTGCCTATGTGCAGGTGGCCGAGGAAGAACAGAACCTGTGGGAAGAGTACAGCCAGCTGGCGCCGCTGTCCGCCCACTTTGCGATGCGCAAGGTCGCCGCACCCGGAGACATCTACCCCGTGTTCCGCGACCTCTTCAAGAAAGAAGGGGTGGCCGCATGA
- a CDS encoding beta-propeller domain-containing protein — MKNRGLMNTLAGMSHASPAWLAVATAAFVAGCGGGEGGNPQTPNEARLQVARSGDLVAYFKAKIAQRVALGYPGTAITVPTVGGLSSAGSVVTHTGVPLAGTAVEEDGLIKAEGNMLYGLHRAYATDTGREPPRLAALARAADGSLTGVGSAVLDAKFIPQGFYVAGGGTRAAVLSQRDPYADRQPVVAAADAGITVLPEYSRTLSLDLFAIHKDMAPAQIKQMRIDGLLVGSRLIGNTLYLVTTWSPDLTRFTVPAGATASAVEAALKDLNTAALVPTLRVDGGQPQPLVNEADCLVQTGNASLSLQLTSITAIDLTSSSLARTSRCFAGGSEAVHLGARSVYVASSRQYRYGGDVANAVFPADSRTDIHKFTFRGAQVDYDASGSVDGHLGWDLRRLPSRLNEYQNDLRVLTFTGKTGQSGMPPVTIQAQQASPALLTVLRDSGRDSYLGPQAKLPIRLRTARGDQQIDNLFFAGPRAYATPFATTEPVWVLDLANPASPTVAGELAAGGHADHLVPLPNGLLLGVGKDSAQGGVADGLQLAVFDVRNAAQGKRLATQAAGGRGSITTLDSTRPVLNLQAVDGKVRIAFPARVYQAPTGVGTPPPVRGYQGALQLEVNTTTGALAQRSMVVSTALLNGDTPGLYSRFDIANERSLQVDNVAYQLSGGQVFTRAGD; from the coding sequence ATGAAGAACCGAGGGTTGATGAACACATTGGCGGGCATGTCCCATGCGTCGCCCGCATGGCTGGCCGTGGCCACCGCCGCATTCGTGGCGGGCTGCGGTGGCGGGGAGGGCGGCAACCCGCAGACCCCCAACGAGGCGCGGCTGCAGGTGGCGCGTTCTGGCGATCTGGTGGCCTACTTCAAGGCCAAGATTGCGCAGCGGGTGGCGCTGGGCTACCCGGGCACGGCCATCACCGTGCCCACCGTGGGTGGCTTGAGCAGCGCGGGCAGCGTGGTCACCCACACCGGTGTGCCGCTGGCAGGCACGGCGGTGGAGGAAGACGGCCTCATCAAGGCCGAGGGCAACATGCTGTATGGCTTGCACCGCGCCTACGCCACCGACACCGGCCGCGAGCCGCCGCGCCTGGCCGCCCTGGCCCGCGCGGCCGACGGCAGCCTGACCGGCGTGGGCAGCGCGGTGCTGGACGCCAAGTTCATCCCCCAGGGCTTTTATGTGGCGGGCGGCGGCACGCGCGCTGCCGTGCTGTCGCAGCGAGACCCGTATGCCGACCGCCAGCCCGTGGTGGCTGCGGCCGACGCTGGTATCACCGTGTTGCCGGAGTACAGCCGCACGCTGTCGCTGGACCTGTTTGCCATCCACAAGGACATGGCGCCCGCGCAGATCAAGCAGATGCGTATCGATGGTCTGCTGGTGGGCAGCCGCCTGATTGGCAACACGCTGTACCTGGTCACCACCTGGTCGCCCGACCTCACACGTTTTACCGTACCGGCAGGGGCCACGGCATCGGCGGTGGAAGCAGCACTCAAGGACCTGAACACCGCCGCGCTGGTCCCCACCCTGCGCGTGGATGGTGGCCAGCCGCAGCCGCTGGTCAACGAGGCCGACTGCCTGGTGCAGACGGGCAACGCGTCGCTGTCGCTGCAGCTCACGTCCATCACGGCCATCGACCTCACCTCGTCCAGCCTGGCGCGCACCAGCCGTTGCTTTGCGGGCGGCAGCGAGGCGGTGCATCTGGGCGCGCGCAGCGTGTATGTGGCCAGCTCGCGGCAGTACCGCTATGGCGGCGATGTGGCCAACGCCGTGTTCCCGGCCGACAGCCGCACCGACATCCACAAGTTCACCTTCCGTGGCGCGCAGGTGGACTACGACGCATCGGGCAGCGTGGACGGCCACCTGGGCTGGGACCTGCGCCGCCTGCCATCGCGCCTGAACGAATACCAGAACGATCTGCGCGTGCTGACCTTCACCGGCAAGACGGGCCAGAGCGGCATGCCGCCGGTGACCATTCAGGCCCAGCAGGCCTCCCCCGCGCTGCTGACCGTGCTGCGCGACAGCGGCCGCGACAGCTATCTGGGCCCGCAGGCCAAGCTTCCCATCCGGCTGCGCACGGCGCGGGGCGACCAGCAGATTGACAACCTGTTCTTTGCAGGCCCTCGGGCCTATGCCACCCCCTTTGCCACCACCGAACCCGTGTGGGTGCTGGACCTGGCCAACCCCGCCAGCCCCACCGTGGCGGGCGAGCTGGCGGCGGGCGGCCATGCCGACCACCTGGTGCCGCTGCCGAACGGCCTGTTGCTGGGCGTGGGCAAGGACAGCGCCCAGGGCGGTGTGGCCGACGGCCTTCAGCTTGCGGTGTTTGACGTGCGCAATGCCGCGCAGGGCAAGCGCCTGGCCACGCAGGCGGCGGGCGGCCGGGGCAGCATCACCACGCTCGACAGCACCCGACCAGTGCTCAACCTGCAAGCCGTGGATGGCAAGGTGCGCATCGCCTTTCCCGCCCGCGTCTACCAGGCACCCACGGGCGTAGGCACGCCACCACCCGTGCGGGGCTACCAGGGCGCCTTGCAGCTGGAGGTGAACACCACCACCGGCGCGCTGGCCCAGCGCTCCATGGTGGTGTCCACCGCCCTCCTGAACGGCGACACGCCCGGGCTGTACAGCCGCTTTGACATCGCCAACGAGCGCAGCCTGCAGGTGGACAACGTGGCTTACCAGCTCTCGGGAGGCCAGGTGTTCACCAGGGCCGGAGACTGA
- the kynA gene encoding tryptophan 2,3-dioxygenase produces the protein MCPFSQTPAGDNNNAASAALPESIVHAERAQLDFSQSMSYGDYLQLDAILTAQKPLSPAHDEMLFIVQHQTSELWMKLMLHELRAAIGHIARDELPPAFKMLARVSKIMEQLVHAWDVLATMTPPEYSAMRPYLGQSSGFQSYQYRCIEFSMGNKNRAMLKPHEHRADLLALVQAAYEAPSLYDEALRLLARRGLDVPASHTERDWTQPYVENDAVEQAWLTVYRNPDKHWDLYQLGEELTDLEDAFRLWRFRHVTTVERVIGFKRGTGGTGGVSYLRKMLDVVLFPEIWKLRTDL, from the coding sequence ATGTGCCCTTTTTCGCAAACCCCTGCGGGTGACAACAACAACGCGGCATCTGCCGCCCTGCCCGAATCCATCGTGCACGCAGAGCGCGCCCAGCTCGACTTCAGCCAAAGCATGAGCTACGGCGACTACCTGCAGCTCGATGCCATCCTCACCGCACAAAAGCCGCTGTCGCCAGCGCACGACGAGATGCTGTTCATCGTGCAGCACCAGACCAGCGAGCTGTGGATGAAGCTCATGCTGCACGAGCTGCGCGCGGCCATCGGCCACATTGCGCGCGACGAGCTGCCGCCCGCTTTCAAGATGCTCGCGCGTGTCAGCAAGATCATGGAGCAGCTGGTGCACGCCTGGGACGTGCTGGCCACCATGACGCCGCCCGAGTACAGCGCCATGCGCCCGTACCTGGGCCAGTCCAGCGGCTTCCAGAGCTACCAATACCGCTGCATCGAGTTTTCGATGGGCAACAAGAACCGCGCCATGCTCAAGCCCCACGAGCACCGCGCCGACCTGCTGGCGCTGGTGCAGGCGGCTTACGAGGCACCTTCGCTGTACGACGAGGCCCTGCGCCTGCTGGCGCGGCGCGGCTTGGACGTGCCCGCCAGCCACACCGAACGCGACTGGACACAGCCCTACGTGGAGAACGACGCGGTGGAGCAGGCCTGGCTCACCGTGTACCGCAACCCCGACAAGCACTGGGACCTGTACCAGCTGGGCGAGGAGCTGACCGATCTGGAGGACGCCTTCCGCCTCTGGCGCTTCCGCCACGTGACCACCGTGGAGCGCGTGATCGGCTTCAAGCGCGGCACGGGCGGCACGGGCGGGGTGAGCTACCTGCGCAAGATGCTGGATGTGGTGCTGTTCCCCGAGATCTGGAAGCTGCGCACCGACCTGTAA
- a CDS encoding MerR family transcriptional regulator yields the protein MLIGELATASGLSREALRFYEQQGLIRARRLGNGYRDYPPEVVTLVQYIRTAQQLGFTLAEIGDRLPAIWDAAEPGPALAQVLAAKLQEIDERIAALQALRQTLAERVATDCPLQARAPRTQALSPFF from the coding sequence ATGCTGATCGGAGAACTGGCTACGGCCTCAGGTTTGAGTCGCGAGGCGCTGCGTTTTTATGAACAGCAGGGTCTCATCCGCGCACGACGGCTCGGCAACGGCTACCGCGACTATCCGCCCGAGGTGGTGACGCTGGTGCAGTACATCCGCACTGCGCAGCAGCTGGGATTTACCCTGGCCGAGATTGGCGACAGGCTGCCCGCCATCTGGGACGCCGCCGAGCCCGGCCCCGCGCTGGCGCAGGTGCTGGCTGCCAAGCTGCAGGAGATTGACGAACGCATCGCGGCGCTGCAGGCCCTGCGCCAGACGCTGGCCGAGCGCGTGGCCACCGACTGCCCGCTGCAGGCCCGGGCGCCCCGCACCCAGGCACTCTCACCCTTTTTTTGA
- a CDS encoding MliC family protein: MKTMVLLGSGALATLLLSGCASQPPVMQAFNAPADGSSMQYACGNGEKVEMQFYPEQGRSVMRRSGWTVELPKQAADSGYAYSNGPTTVLGKGNELTIQIGHLAPIWCRSNRGMMVAGVQ, from the coding sequence ATGAAGACGATGGTTTTGCTGGGTTCGGGTGCGTTGGCTACCTTGTTGTTGTCGGGCTGCGCAAGCCAGCCCCCGGTGATGCAGGCGTTCAACGCCCCCGCCGATGGCAGCAGCATGCAATACGCCTGCGGCAATGGTGAAAAGGTCGAGATGCAGTTCTACCCCGAGCAGGGACGCAGCGTGATGCGCCGCAGCGGCTGGACGGTGGAACTGCCCAAACAGGCCGCTGACAGCGGCTATGCCTACAGCAACGGCCCCACCACGGTGCTGGGCAAGGGCAATGAGCTGACGATCCAGATTGGACACCTGGCACCGATCTGGTGCCGCAGCAACCGCGGCATGATGGTGGCTGGCGTCCAGTAA
- a CDS encoding DUF6502 family protein — translation MPSRSAIVLASALHVLRPLARLLLRNGVAYPAFAAAMKKVFLDAAHDELQRTGKKTTDSAVSLMSGVHRRDVRNLGRLAEPTAEEEAGETPLNMASQVAARWLSQTDCLDDEGQPRPLPRSGEPPHFDGLVASISSDVRPRAVLDELVRLGMAEEGEDGQIRLLAAGFVPRQGFAEMAQLMQDNLHDHLAAASLNLEGEHNYLEQAVFVDQLSEESARRLHAVAAKAWRQAFKTVMTEAQARYDHDQKNTPPGERNRRARFGSYFYAADQDERPS, via the coding sequence ATGCCCTCCCGCTCCGCCATCGTTCTGGCCTCTGCCCTGCACGTGCTGCGCCCTCTGGCGCGCCTGCTGCTGCGCAATGGCGTGGCCTACCCCGCGTTTGCGGCGGCGATGAAGAAGGTGTTTCTGGACGCTGCGCACGACGAGCTGCAGCGCACGGGCAAAAAAACCACCGACAGTGCAGTGAGCCTCATGTCGGGCGTGCACCGGCGCGATGTGCGCAACCTGGGCCGCTTGGCCGAGCCCACCGCTGAAGAAGAAGCTGGCGAAACCCCGTTGAACATGGCCAGCCAGGTGGCCGCGCGCTGGCTGAGCCAGACGGATTGCTTGGACGACGAGGGCCAGCCCCGCCCCCTGCCCCGCAGCGGCGAGCCCCCGCACTTCGACGGCCTGGTGGCCAGCATCAGCAGCGATGTGCGGCCCCGAGCGGTGCTTGACGAACTGGTGCGCCTGGGCATGGCCGAGGAAGGCGAGGACGGCCAGATCCGCCTGCTGGCCGCCGGTTTTGTGCCGCGCCAGGGCTTTGCCGAGATGGCGCAGCTGATGCAGGACAACCTGCACGACCATTTGGCCGCCGCCAGCCTCAACCTGGAGGGCGAGCACAACTACTTGGAGCAGGCCGTGTTTGTGGACCAGCTCAGCGAAGAATCAGCCCGCCGCCTGCACGCCGTGGCCGCCAAGGCATGGCGCCAGGCCTTCAAGACGGTGATGACCGAGGCCCAGGCCCGCTACGACCACGACCAGAAAAACACCCCACCTGGCGAGCGCAACCGGCGCGCCCGCTTTGGCAGCTACTTCTATGCCGCAGACCAAGATGAACGTCCTTCCTGA